ttgctggagatgttgttgttgcagctgttgctgctgctgatgctgctgcagacgcaattgttgttgctgctgctgtagatTTGCAGCACAGGGCATGGGTTTGCCCGCGGCCACGGCATAGCACATGCTGTTGGTAAACATTTTGCTGGTGTTGTAGTCGAGCGGCTTGGCGGGCCGCTTCAAGGCCAAACGCTGCTGCTCCGTaacaactgttgttgttgccgcaccGATGGGACGTTGTTGTCGCAGCACAAAATTTGTATACTGCGCCTTAGCATTCTCCAGCAGCGCACAAGAGGACATCTTCTGAAGCGTTTCCTCGTTCACCGCATGCTGTCCCAGATTCTCTTTGATGTTGCCAAAGGCGGGCTTGAAGTAGTTCTACACGAGTTGCAAAAAGAAAGCTTATTGATGTGTTATGATTGGGATGGACTGCAACCACTTACGTTCATATAACGCTTGATAATTTCATTGACCTCCGCATCGAAAGCCTGCTGCACGCTGATGCGCAACAGCTCCAGAGCTCGCATCGCCGACTCGGCACTGCCGCCGCTCTCCATGTTGTGTACGCCATTGTAACGTTGACGGATGCGCTGCAGCATTGTCTCCGCCATTTCCGACGTTGTAACATATTTCTGTTGAGTAAGGAATAAGTTTCACGAAAATGGCTTTAAACGGAGACACAGAAAAAGGCAGACGGAGACGTCTCCTTTTATGCACTtcacagggtatacaaataaagGGAAGGAGTTAGTTACTTCCCGTTTGCAAGGTGTATATTTTCTGCCAACTCAACACAAACGTAACTTAATAGATACACCTCAAGTCCAAGCTCGGCTACGCACCCGTGCATTTTCCGTTCCGTTCTCCGTCGTCGGCTCTGTTTCCCTTTCCGTTTGTTTCATGGGACTGGCTGCGCGTGTGTCCATGGAGTGCGTCGTCTGATTGGAACAGTCTGAGTCATCCGATGAAGAATTCGCCTGCAGTGCTCCAGGCGAGCGCTGCTGTGcatcgctgccgctgctgttgtgcgCTGTGCTCGCCGCGTCGCTTAGAATCTTCCAACTGCGCTGTATGACCATAATGAATcaatgtgttttgtttttttttttttcgtgttgtTAATTTTGTAAAGCTTTTCATAAATTTGAGCTGCCTTCGAGCTGCTGGGTTTTTTATCTGGGCTGCGTTCTGGCCAGGCAGCCAGGGTCTGCAGTGCGCACGCGTCGTAAAGCCACCACCAGAGCTCATACCCCCACCCAAAAAAGCGAAAGCGATGGGCAGACGAGGCTCAACAGCTGCCGCCGACAGCTGATGATGCCGGGCTGCAATCCATATCCAGTTCGCCTAGCTCTAGACGTCGCTCACGATCCAACAAACTGCGCAGCTCAGCAAATTCCTCCAACTCATCGTCCGGCTCCTGGTCCATGGCAGCCgaactggcagcagcagctggctcTTTGGCTGCCTCCTCGGTGGCTGCTTTACCCGCTTTCTTgtgctgttgtcgctgctccAGCAATTTCTTGTCAAAATCATCCATGAAGTCCAGCGCTGCGCTAGGCAGATAATCCTCCGGCGCCTCGTAGCCGCTGTGCACGGGCAGGTTGAGCACATCGGGCAGCATATAAGCAAAAAGCCAGCAGACGAGAGGCGTGGTGCCGCACGTATAGCTTGCCTCCTTGTGATAGAAGAGCAGACCGTCCAGCTCCGGCTTGTTGTCCTCCCATTGCGGATAACGTTGCAGCGCCTGCTCCACAGCGTTCGCATCCTCAAAGTCGTAGTATTCCAGCAGCTTGAACGGCTTTTCGTTGCGTTTGCTGCACTGGCTCAGCTCGCCGCGCTCATCGAAGCGTGAGCGCAGCCAAAAGAATCGAAAATTGGCATCGCAgtcgagcagctgctgctgaccaAACGACAGCGCATCCAGCACATAGAAAGTTTCCAGTTGCGGCACATACACGCAATCGAGCACGGTTTTAAACTTCTGCACGTAACCATCGCCCGGCAGCAGAGTGCGCAGCTGCATGGTTATGCGGCCTGCCTTGTTGTACACCTTGGTGCGTCCATTGCTGGCGATGACCAGGCACCGCTTGCCCACCGGGCAGGGCAGCAAGAGCCAATCGCATAAGTTCTCGGGACGATGACGCAGCCATTCTGACTGTTGCAGTCGCAAATGTGGCGtcttgcggctgctgttgttgctgctgctggcgcgaTTGCGCTGCCTGCTCTGTTTCCGCTGCGTATTACTTTGCCCTTCTGGTTGCTCCGGCGCTTCCTCATCCTCGCCATCATCAGAGTCTGGCATGGGCCGATGCAcatcttgctgctgctggcgtcgctgtTTTTGTTCATatagcagctgctgttggcgcAGCTTTTGCTGCTCGCCCAAATCTACGCTCTTTTTGTACAGTTCCTTATAATTATTGCTCATGTCtgtaaaatgttgcaaaactcacacaataaacaaaacaccGGCGCTGCGAATATTATGTCGACGATCTGGCGGCAAACGGTCACACTGGCGATAGTACAAcacatatcgatatatttgcGTTGCAATCGATATTCATCAACAGCTGTTTTACATACGCTTACTCTTCTATTGCCGGCTATAAATTgtaacttttattatttatttaataagttCTTTAAATGCGCCCAAAACATGAATAAAGCCTCGCGTCTCTTTTGGCCCGTTTTAATTACACCAAAAAATGCCGTTGTCAAGCAAACGGAGCAACTGTCACGCAGTCAAAAGGTAAAAGTGAACTCTGTTACGAAAGCAGCAAAACGATAATGAATTTCCTATGAACTGCAGCTTTTAATGGAACTTGGCCTAATCAAGTCGGGCAGCAATGGCACCTACCAGATTATGCCCATCGCCCAGCGCGTCGTAGACAAATGCATTAGCCTGGTGCAGCGCAATATGCAAGAGGCGGGCGGCCAAAAGATCAGCCTGCCCGTCCTCACGCCGGCACAGCTCTGGAAGAAGACGGGCCGGCTGGAGGGAGACATATCCGAGTTCTATATGGTGCGCGATCGCAGCGGCAAACAGTTCCTAATGAGTCCAGTGAGTATGATATTTccgtacataaatataaactaaCCCTCAACAGACTCATGAGGAAGCGGTTACGGCCATGCTGGCCACAGCGGCGCCCATTTCGTATCGCCAGCTGCCTTTGCGTCTGTATCAGATTGGTCCCAAGTTTCGGGATGAGCTTAAGTCGCGTTTTGGACTGATGCGCGCCAAGGAATTCCTCATGAAGGACATGTACACATTCGATGTAAGTAAGGAGGCAGCGGAGTGCACTTATGCTACAGTCAGCGATGCCTACGAGCGCTTCTTCAGGCAGCTAGAGGTGCCGTTTGTCAAAGGTGCGTGCCAACAGGACCATCACGTGTGTCCATTAATATCCTTGACTCTTCCACAGTTGAGGCAGCCACGGGCATTATGGGCGGCAGCTTGTCGCATGAATATCATTATATTTCTCCAGTCGGCGAGGATACGCTGCTCAATTGTAGCGCCTGCGGCTATGCTGGAAATGCCGAAGTCCTGGGCAGCGATGCAGAAACTGCCAGCACGTGTCCCAGCTGCCAGAGCACGCAGCTGAGTCGTGTGCGCGGCGTGGAGGTGGCACACACCTTTCTGCTAGGCGACAAGTACTCCAAGCCATTGGGCGCTACTTTTCTAAACAAGTCGGGCAAACCAGAAACGCTCCAGATGGGCTGTTATGGCGTAGGCATAACACGCGTTATTGCTGCAGCGCTGGAGGTGCTATCCACGGAACAGGAACTGCGCTGGCCCAAGCTGCTGGCACCCTACGATGTCTGCCTGATCGGACCCAAGCAAGGCAGCAAGGAGCAGGCGCCAGTGGAGCGCTTAGAAAATGAGCTACTTCAGCAGCTTACACAAATCTGTGGcgccgagcagctgctgcacgaCGAGCGCAAAGAGCTGACCATAGGCAAACGTCTGCTGGATGCCAAGCGCCTGGGCCATCCGCTGACCATTGTAGTGGGCGCCAAGGCAGCTCAGCAGGAAGCGCCTCAGCTGGAGCTGCATGCAAGCGGCGCTGAAAAAATGGAGCTAAGCGCAGCCGAAGTGCTGCGGGTTGTTGCGACGCATGTGCagcacaagcagcagctgctgcagcagcagcagatgcccAGCCATGAACAGGATACAAGCGAGAGTCAAGCTGTTGGCCATGTGCATTAGCtttataaatgtaataaaGATAACAATAACTCAAAACAAGTGGAAGAATGTTTTGCAACCAAGCTGATTAACCCGCATCAGCGCCGTGCCCCGACCAGCTATTGCTCCGCATAGTCCGGCTCGGGTATCTGTGGATAAATCTGTACCTGAGGCTtgcgcggcggcggcggcggtttGTTGATCACGCTCGTGTACGACCAGGGCATCTGATTGCGGAGCTCCTCACTGACGCGTGGATTAGACGGCTGTGCTGGATATATTTCCGAATAACGACTATTTAGGGCTGAGCTCGTGGCCAGCTGTTGTGCTGCTGGCGACAGTGGCCGTGGCGTTGCGGGCTCCGAGGGCGGATAGTTGAGCTGATCGGGATGGGCATTTGTGTTGCGATACGTGTTGATCTCCGGCTGGGCTGGCGGTGACTGCAGCACCTGCGACTGCTGTgactgctgatgctgcagcagctgctgctgctgctgctgaggtgGAGGCAACACCAGGACCGGCGACTGCAGCGAGCTGCGATCGTTAGGCTGATAGCGGGAATCCTGTCGTTCCAACATGTCTGACGTTTGCGCTGGTATGAATATGGGCAACGGCTTGGGGCGTATCTGCTCCGGATACTGTGGCTCCAGCTCGGACTGCGGTGTTATTGCCGCTGGCGCCGTCGGCTGCTGCACCTCATGCTCCACCGGCACCACAGGCGGCGGTGTCTGCTGGCGCCTGGCCGCCTCATTATTGCTAGCCTTGGCGGCCGTCTGGTTGGCCAACACATTCGAAAGCGACAGACAGAAGATGCCGCCAATCAGGTTCAGCAGCCAGATGAGCACCACGCGGCAACTGATGCAGGTCAGCAATATGGCGGGCGTGGAAAAGTAGACGTCAAAGGTCTCCAAAGCTTTTATCAGTTGACTGGTCAGATCATCCGACTCGACGCCCACAAAATCGAAGGTATCTTCCAGGGACTGCACAGGAAATAAAACTTCATATAGAATCTCCAAAGGGCAGGCAGAATTTACTAAAACCTACCAAAGTTTTGGTTATGTCCAGGGCATGGTAGACAGTGGCCACCACGTCCAGAATGCAGCCAGCCAGCACGGACAAGAACCAGGGCCAGTAGATGGCACCAGAGATCAGTTTTGTGGTGGCGCAGCACAAAGTGACTATGGCAAAtggaaatttatattaatacatatatatttatagctataTCTGATGTAGGACTCACGTATGATAAGCACTGAGGAGGCCACCCACAAGCCGCTGACCACGGCATAGGTGACCATGAATATGAATTCGCGATGCGTCACCTCATAGGATTTGGACCAGTCCATGGTCAGTTCGAAGGTAGAGCCCTGGAAATCGATGGCCGGAGATTCGCATTCCTCCTCTGTaggatatatttaaattacgaTTCTTGCTGAGATTAGGCAGCGACAGTTACTTACGCACAAAGTATATCAGGTccatggcaaacttgaagggTTCTTTGGCAATATCCGATGTTGTCTGACAGTCCCGCAATGTTATGCCCCATATTGCGAGTGCCAGGTAAACGAGTCCTTGTACCTGAAACGAAATTAATGTCAAATTAGCGAGTAAGAATCTCAAAACTTATATTAAtaagtaattttatttaattgctaCCTGTTTCTAAGCTGACCCTAAACTTAATACTTTCAAGCCGGATCGGTTGACAACTTAAAAGTTTCATGTAACAGCTTTCCGCCAATTTTCCGACCTTGCAGGTGGATTTCATAATATCGCCGAAACATGCtttcaattatatttcatCTATTCTATTTTCTATGCTGAGCTTTAAAAGTTATGTTTAAGCGAATCGGACCAAAATTGAAAGGCAGCTCATATGGGCTTACTGCTCCACTTCCACTTAGGAAGGTGGATTttccgaaaagtgtgaaacaacaaaagaattttgagaaagaaagaaaaaaaatgtaattatagTCAAATTGAAGATAAAGCAAAAAAGTTGCATGCAATCAATTTCCACCTTTGCGGGCGGAAATTCCAAattcgctgaaacacgtaaaCATTAAGTTACGATATGATAATGCATTGCTGTAAACGAAGAAAATAAGGTATTTGCTCTGAAAAGACATTCTTATATTGCATTAATCAATAAGTAATCGTGGCTCAGTAAATTATCTGGTAATTGCTCGGGAAATTTTTGTGAATCTACAACAAATCTATCATTTAGATAAGAAAAAAATcatgaaattaaaaagcatacaataattttctttaaattagtTAGTAATAGAACATGATGTGAAAAAATTCgtggaaataataaaaacgatTTGACAAAGGAATTAATGATATCTTTCTCTTTGACATAACTTGACTGACGAATGTTTGTTTTATGATGAAATTGAGCAGAGCTCAGGCTGTATCTTGATCTTGGAAATTGTTGTAAATCATTTGGGATCTATTATAAATAGTTGGACTTACCAATATGACAACGGCCATAAATAGCATAAAGCACTTGGCGAATCCCACGCTGACGCCGGCCATGTTTTCAGGTTATccttatttgtattttggttGGTTTTTTTGAGTtggttttaatgccaattgactGGCCACTACAATGACTCGATAAGACCACGCACGCAATACCTTTTGGCTGTAAATTCAATTAGAAATTAGAAAAGAGCTTTGCCAAATTTGTGTATCTAATCAAGTTAATGAGTTCTTCatcaattttgtatatttggggggaattgaatattcaattcaaattcaaattatcttatatattaattgttatCACAAGCACAGGTGAGTCACCGAATGAGTGCACTTGAATGAAATTACACTGTCGCACTTGCTTGTACTTTTATATAGAGACATCGACTCGGGCGATACGCATGGCACGGCCATAAAGAATATTAACAactgttttttaatttgttgttgttgttgttgttatctcGCTCACCGTTCGAATTCTGTGTGGTTGTGCACTTGGACAGGTGGAAAAGCGTAGCGCATACGCCGGCTGCTTTTCTTGGACTGAGAGCGAGCTGTCGCTATGTTGGAGCCGGGCAACGCATCCGCCATTGAATGGCCATCGACAATGGGCTCTTGGCTCTTGGCTCTCGGCTcagttgtagttttttttctattctGTTTTTTGGCATTCTGATAAGATAAACCTAATGAAAATTTAAGGGTAACAATTGCTATCAAAagttaaacaacaacaatagctacACGGTGAGAAAAAGTTGATGGATTTGTAAATTGAATGACTCGATTTAAGTGTGAAGTTCTGCTTAGAAGCACAACTTTTAAGTAATTCCAGCTCTTGGCTCAAATTTCTTGttttaagtaaatataaaCTTAAATTCAGTTCGATTTATCTTAATTTTCTAAAGCTTTATATACGTATAACTCCCAATATTTTTGCTCAAAGCTTTTTCACGCCTGTTTAAAGACTATTTGAACTTATCTTAAATTATGCAGAAATAAATTTAGTTTCAAGAAACTTTAGGCTTAAATACCTTTCCTTAGCGAATCAAAGATTGTAGATCTATTTTAAGACCATTTGGAACTTAACTGAAATAAAGAATTTTCTTTGAGCTTAAATCTTAAGAACTTTTTATTTACGAAACAAATTGAAGTTAGTCCAAAGtttttctctctgtgtatTCAATGGGCAGCCAGTGACTAGGCCAGGGGCAGCTCAAACTCAGTCAGCGAGCAAATATTTTGAGTACTCGCATTACAAATTGAATATGTATTCACATATGCCGCGTTATCAATAGGCCAACAAACGCCTTATCTGACACcttttattatgtattttgGCTTATACTcgtttgaaattaaattaatgtgCAAATACTAAACGcaatatttataacaattcGTGCTAATTTTAACTGTTGAATTGCCTGCTCGTCTAACTGTAAATAGAAcaataatttgttttcgaTGCGTCTGTCTAAATTTTTGCAACACgctgcgtatacttaatgtCTGCTCTTCTGGTCATGTGGGCCGTCCGCCCCAGCAGCTCCTCCCTCCGCTCTGCCCGACGAGCCGTGTTTGTGCTCGTGCCCGTCTGTTTATCAATTCCGCGATCGTGTTTTGATTGATGTGCGTGGTCTCAAAGGGGAGTGGAGCGGGCGGCGGGCCATATTCAGATCCACATAGATGAGTCAGTGCACCCGAGTGAATCCCAGTGCAATGTGCGCCATAATTGTGCGCAGATACGTGTGGAAGGTATCAGGTGCTTGTTGATAAAACCCCAACCGAGGTGGAGGAGATATATTTACAGAGCTGTAATGAAGAGAGGCgacaaattatataattatcaaATGTGAAGTTGAGCAAGACAAATACTTGAAAGGAATTTGTACACAGATTAGACACAAGAAGTTGTGcaactcttattatttatttatttattgttataaatGGTCGTCAAAATAAGTGCCAACCGAAGTACCTACCTTGCTGTAATAGATAAGTTAAAAGCTgaagaatattatttatttgggaCTCGACAGAGTTCCGATTCTATTTTAATAGATTGTTccattaaatttgaataagtTTTTAAGACAAAATGtcttataataaaaatcaatcaTATGAAAACATTAATATTTGTACGGCTTACATAAaatcatgagaatcgcatagaaagacGATAAGGCAAGGTGGGAGGGGAAAAGAATCCGTCTGGTCTAATAAGAGagatatatagagagagaaagatcgAGAAGCAAGTCAAtgagaaataattaaaacagtAGACAGAGGGGAAGAATTTGAGAACGCTTTAAACAGAGCAAGAGAATgagattgagagagagagagagagagagagagagagagagagagagagagagagagagagatagagatgaCGATTGGGTAAGAGATTATTAAAAATAGAGGAATGAAAGACAATGAGAACGTGTGGGACAGGGAAAGAAATTGAGAAAGGGCGAGAGTCATCATTttacaagagagagagagagagagagaggcaaaGAATAAGAACACAAATAGGTAGATTGGGGAGAAAGAGGGAAATAAACAGAGATTTAGAGAGCAATCGAGTGAGTAAGAGGAGAAGAAATAAAGAGATCACAGAACAGAATTCgagaagaaaaaagaaatataaacaattacaGACAGATGTCAatctaaattataaaatattttaaaaagaaaagtcaTTAAAGAGAAATTTTTATGCAATACACAAACAAAAgttgaataaatattatttttgatatttggTTAAAAGTATGGTCTTTTTATTACGAAACAGCTTGGCTTTgactttaaaaataattgagcAAATA
The sequence above is a segment of the Drosophila virilis strain 15010-1051.87 chromosome 3, Dvir_AGI_RSII-ME, whole genome shotgun sequence genome. Coding sequences within it:
- the Snup gene encoding snurportin-1 isoform X1, which translates into the protein MSNNYKELYKKSVDLGEQQKLRQQQLLYEQKQRRQQQQDVHRPMPDSDDGEDEEAPEQPEGQSNTQRKQSRQRNRASSSNNSSRKTPHLRLQQSEWLRHRPENLCDWLLLPCPVGKRCLVIASNGRTKVYNKAGRITMQLRTLLPGDGYVQKFKTVLDCVYVPQLETFYVLDALSFGQQQLLDCDANFRFFWLRSRFDERGELSQCSKRNEKPFKLLEYYDFEDANAVEQALQRYPQWEDNKPELDGLLFYHKEASYTCGTTPLVCWLFAYMLPDVLNLPVHSGYEAPEDYLPSAALDFMDDFDKKLLEQRQQHKKAGKAATEEAAKEPAAAASSAAMDQEPDDELEEFAELRSLLDRERRLELGELDMDCSPASSAVGGSC
- the LOC6623239 gene encoding signal element on autosome protein 2; the encoded protein is MAGVSVGFAKCFMLFMAVVILVQGLVYLALAIWGITLRDCQTTSDIAKEPFKFAMDLIYFVQEECESPAIDFQGSTFELTMDWSKSYEVTHREFIFMVTYAVVSGLWVASSVLIILTLCCATTKLISGAIYWPWFLSVLAGCILDVVATVYHALDITKTLSLEDTFDFVGVESDDLTSQLIKALETFDVYFSTPAILLTCISCRVVLIWLLNLIGGIFCLSLSNVLANQTAAKASNNEAARRQQTPPPVVPVEHEVQQPTAPAAITPQSELEPQYPEQIRPKPLPIFIPAQTSDMLERQDSRYQPNDRSSLQSPVLVLPPPQQQQQQLLQHQQSQQSQVLQSPPAQPEINTYRNTNAHPDQLNYPPSEPATPRPLSPAAQQLATSSALNSRYSEIYPAQPSNPRVSEELRNQMPWSYTSVINKPPPPPRKPQVQIYPQIPEPDYAEQ
- the ProRS-m gene encoding probable proline--tRNA ligase, mitochondrial, with translation MNKASRLFWPVLITPKNAVVKQTEQLSRSQKLLMELGLIKSGSNGTYQIMPIAQRVVDKCISLVQRNMQEAGGQKISLPVLTPAQLWKKTGRLEGDISEFYMVRDRSGKQFLMSPTHEEAVTAMLATAAPISYRQLPLRLYQIGPKFRDELKSRFGLMRAKEFLMKDMYTFDVSKEAAECTYATVSDAYERFFRQLEVPFVKVEAATGIMGGSLSHEYHYISPVGEDTLLNCSACGYAGNAEVLGSDAETASTCPSCQSTQLSRVRGVEVAHTFLLGDKYSKPLGATFLNKSGKPETLQMGCYGVGITRVIAAALEVLSTEQELRWPKLLAPYDVCLIGPKQGSKEQAPVERLENELLQQLTQICGAEQLLHDERKELTIGKRLLDAKRLGHPLTIVVGAKAAQQEAPQLELHASGAEKMELSAAEVLRVVATHVQHKQQLLQQQQMPSHEQDTSESQAVGHVH
- the Snup gene encoding snurportin-1 isoform X2, translated to MPDSDDGEDEEAPEQPEGQSNTQRKQSRQRNRASSSNNSSRKTPHLRLQQSEWLRHRPENLCDWLLLPCPVGKRCLVIASNGRTKVYNKAGRITMQLRTLLPGDGYVQKFKTVLDCVYVPQLETFYVLDALSFGQQQLLDCDANFRFFWLRSRFDERGELSQCSKRNEKPFKLLEYYDFEDANAVEQALQRYPQWEDNKPELDGLLFYHKEASYTCGTTPLVCWLFAYMLPDVLNLPVHSGYEAPEDYLPSAALDFMDDFDKKLLEQRQQHKKAGKAATEEAAKEPAAAASSAAMDQEPDDELEEFAELRSLLDRERRLELGELDMDCSPASSAVGGSC